Proteins co-encoded in one Medicago truncatula cultivar Jemalong A17 chromosome 8, MtrunA17r5.0-ANR, whole genome shotgun sequence genomic window:
- the LOC25502644 gene encoding flavonol 3-O-glucosyltransferase UGT89B1 produces MSTAPQTHLLAYPFPSSGHVIPLIDLTKNLISRNIHITILLTPSTQHLVPTNYSPLLQTLILPASQFPNPNQNRLVALVSFMRQHHYQIILNFAQTHPLPPSAIISDFFLGWTHLLARDLHVPRLVFSPSGAFAFSVSFTLWRDLPQNDNLNNPNSVVSFADLPNSPVYPWWQISELFRNRKSQTDWENIKNDFLFNHEAWGVVFNSFIDLEPAYLNHMKKELGHERVWAVGPVLPLESGLTEPEERGGASTVSCHELTAWLDRLENGSVVYVCFGSRTVLTTAEMEVLTCALELSGVHFVLSVRAHVAEDCVKIPSGFIERVRGSGKGFVIEGWAPQLVILSHRAVGSFLTHCGWNSVLEGLVCGVVMLTWPMGADQYTNAKLLVDELGVAVRVGEGDMKVPEIAEFAEILKGSLGRTKERVRVEELRDAALGAIKENGSSQKELDGLVKELNELRND; encoded by the coding sequence ATGTCGACAGCACCACAAACCCATCTCCTCGCATACCCTTTCCCATCATCCGGTCACGTAATCCCCCTCATCGACCTCACAAAAAACCTCATCTCTCGCAACATACACATCACCATTTTACTAACTCCATCAACCCAACACCTTGTCCCAACAAACTATTCCCCTCTTCTCCAAACTCTCATTCTCCCTGCATCTCAATTCCCTAACCCAAATCAAAACAGACTCGTTGCTTTAGTCTCTTTCATGCGTCAACACCACTACCAAATCATCCTTAACTTTGCACAAACCCACCCTTTACCTCCTTCAGCTATAATCTCTGACTTTTTCCTTGGTTGGACTCATCTCCTTGCACGTGATCTCCACGTGCCGCGTTTAGTCTTTTCGCCTTCTGGAGCCTTTGCATTCTCTGTCTCATTCACCTTATGGCGTGACTTACCTCAAAATGACAACCTGAATAATCCAAATTCCGTAGTTTCGTTCGCGGATTTACCGAATTCCCCAGTTTACCCTTGGTGGCAAATTTCTGAGCTGTTTCGAAATAGAAAAAGCCAAACCGATTGGGAGAATATAAAGAACGATTTTCTATTTAATCATGAAGCTTGGGGAGTGGTTTTCAACTCTTTCATTGATTTAGAACCGGCTTACTTAAACCATATGAAGAAAGAACTTGGACACGAGAGAGTTTGGGCCGTGGGTCCAGTTTTGCCACTTGAATCCGGTTTAACTGAACCGGAAGAAAGAGGTGGTGCAAGCACTGTCTCGTGTCACGAACTAACCGCATGGCTCGACCGTCTCGAAAACGGTTCGGTGGTTTACGTTTGTTTTGGAAGCCGTACAGTTCTTACTACAGCAGAGATGGAGGTTTTGACATGTGCATTGGAGTTAAGTGGGGTCCATTTTGTGTTATCAGTGAGGGCTCACGTGGCGGAGGATTGTGTTAAGATACCAAGTGGCTTCATCGAACGAGTGAGAGGAAGTGGGAAAGGGTTTGTGATTGAAGGATGGGCACCACAGTTGGTGATACTGAGTCACCGTGCAGTGGGATCGTTTTTGACTCATTGTGGATGGAACTCGGTGTTGGAAGGGTTGGTTTGTGGTGTGGTGATGCTGACGTGGCCGATGGGTGCAGATCAGTATACGAATGCGAAGCTGTTGGTGGATGAGTTGGGTGTTGCGGTTCGAGTTGGAGAAGGAGATATGAAGGTTCCGGAAATTGCGGAGTTTGCGGAGATACTGAAAGGTTCTTTGGGAAGGACGAAGGAGAGGGTGAGAGTTGAAGAGTTAAGGGATGCTGCTTTGGGTGCTATTAAGGAAAATGGAAGTTCTCAGAAAGAGTTGGATGGGTTAGTGAAGGAGCTTAATGAACTTAGAAATGATTAA
- the LOC25502645 gene encoding calcium-binding protein KRP1 produces MASQNPPQSHFYDHLPFMANKLGGDGLIDELCNGFNLLKDSNKGVITFESLKMNSALLGLNGFSDEDLLSMLMEGDFDGDGALNQMEFCVLMFRLSPELMEGSKLWLEETLQHQF; encoded by the coding sequence ATGGCATCACAAAACCCACCACAGTCTCATTTCTATGATCACCTTCCTTTCATGGCAAACAAGTTAGGTGGAGATGGCTTGATAGATGAACTATGTAACGGGTTCAATCTTTTGAAGGATTCTAATAAAGGTGTCATTACTTTTGAAAGCCTAAAAATGAATTCAGCTTTGCTAGGGTTAAATGGTTTCAGCGATGAAGATCTTTTGTCTATGCTAATGGAAGGTGATTTTGATGGAGATGGTGCTCTTAACCAAATGGAGTTTTGTGTCTTGATGTTTAGATTGAGCCCTGAACTTATGGAGGGCTCTAAATTGTGGTTGGAAGAGACCCTTCaacatcaattttga